Proteins co-encoded in one Meiothermus sp. CFH 77666 genomic window:
- a CDS encoding right-handed parallel beta-helix repeat-containing protein: MKRFLGVVLMFWVGHSWAQPLPEVPASDVQAFVAQAQRGGRVAMREGVYRLDRPLILNNPVELVGTGSKKTVLASKAEGQLIRFNSTGKSSATGIAFEHQGTAQAYVIYIQAGDVTLNDVAVSGAMRDEANRQGGSGIIVWNNAKLTLNKSVVFKNQLEGVAALAQSQVVINDSDISENQGSGLSLYDDSTGQVNNTLFELNQASGLEVLLRSKLSLENSDVQQNGEFGLFVADTAVATLKMNTIQQNTYSGILARDQAQVNLENNDILSNKESGVFYVGSATGAVRSNLVEKNTINGIAVSEKARIQVINNMVRSNAEFGIYAEKEALLVAQQNTIESSGYSGILARDSVQAILERNLLQSNGEYGIFFVGNAGGRVQGNECKQNKRVDLYLEKTSKPTVGENACKVERQP; the protein is encoded by the coding sequence ATGAAACGCTTTCTTGGTGTCGTGCTGATGTTTTGGGTCGGCCATTCCTGGGCCCAGCCCTTGCCGGAAGTACCGGCTAGCGATGTGCAGGCTTTTGTAGCCCAGGCCCAGCGGGGCGGGCGGGTGGCAATGCGCGAGGGCGTTTATCGGCTAGACCGGCCCCTGATCCTCAACAACCCCGTTGAGCTAGTTGGCACAGGCAGCAAGAAGACCGTGCTGGCCTCCAAGGCCGAAGGGCAGTTGATACGCTTCAATAGCACGGGCAAATCCAGCGCAACCGGCATTGCTTTTGAACATCAGGGTACGGCCCAGGCTTATGTGATCTACATTCAAGCAGGCGACGTAACGCTAAACGACGTGGCGGTTAGTGGAGCCATGCGGGATGAAGCCAACCGTCAGGGCGGCTCGGGCATTATCGTGTGGAACAATGCCAAGCTGACCCTCAACAAGAGCGTGGTTTTCAAGAATCAGCTCGAGGGAGTCGCTGCACTAGCCCAGAGCCAGGTGGTGATTAACGACAGCGATATCTCGGAAAACCAGGGGAGCGGCCTCTCCCTTTACGACGATAGCACCGGTCAGGTTAACAACACTTTATTCGAGCTAAACCAGGCCAGCGGCCTCGAGGTTTTGCTACGGAGCAAACTAAGCCTCGAGAACAGCGATGTGCAGCAGAATGGTGAGTTTGGTCTGTTCGTGGCGGATACTGCCGTTGCCACGCTCAAAATGAACACCATCCAGCAAAACACCTACAGCGGTATTCTGGCTCGAGACCAGGCCCAGGTGAACCTGGAAAACAACGACATCCTGAGCAACAAGGAGTCGGGGGTGTTTTATGTGGGTTCAGCCACCGGCGCCGTCCGCAGCAATCTGGTTGAAAAGAACACCATCAACGGAATTGCCGTCAGCGAGAAAGCCCGTATCCAGGTGATCAACAACATGGTTCGCAGCAACGCGGAGTTTGGAATCTATGCAGAAAAAGAGGCCTTGCTTGTAGCTCAACAAAACACCATTGAATCCAGCGGTTACAGCGGCATCCTGGCACGGGATAGTGTGCAGGCCATCCTCGAGCGCAACCTTCTGCAAAGCAACGGCGAGTATGGGATTTTCTTTGTGGGCAACGCTGGGGGTCGGGTACAGGGCAACGAGTGCAAACAAAACAAACGCGTCGATCTTTATCTGGAAAAGACCAGCAAGCCCACGGTCGGAGAGAACGCCTGTAAAGTAGAGCGCCAGCCGTAA
- a CDS encoding metallophosphoesterase: MKVIAIGDLHADFPRLWRALKNSYAVGEDWLPSDPLRRGTYRVVLMGDLVHPKLLADYRRLTGLEDYDPNNPDHLRMAARAQIRELMRIKRFQEAAPKHITILMGNHDHAAITGEMVLGNAHLEHKEFHPELGGVEFPEDLKNWFQTFPAQVNLYGVNFAHVGPVPWLQTYDEMFYNGREAKEWWLHNADYVERMGYRFGVYGHTVMKNGILVKDKLALIDALDKDQYLELILDEDKLDWEIVEIPPVGATFQ, encoded by the coding sequence ATTAAGGTTATCGCCATTGGAGACCTCCACGCCGACTTTCCCAGGCTGTGGCGGGCCTTGAAGAACTCGTACGCGGTGGGCGAGGACTGGCTGCCTTCCGACCCCCTCAGACGCGGCACCTACCGGGTGGTGCTGATGGGCGACCTGGTGCACCCCAAGCTGCTGGCCGACTACCGCCGACTGACCGGCCTCGAGGACTACGACCCCAACAACCCCGACCACCTGCGCATGGCGGCCAGGGCGCAAATCCGCGAGCTGATGCGCATCAAACGCTTCCAGGAGGCCGCCCCCAAGCACATCACCATCCTGATGGGCAACCACGACCACGCCGCCATCACCGGCGAGATGGTTCTGGGGAATGCCCATCTCGAGCACAAGGAGTTTCACCCCGAGCTAGGAGGGGTGGAGTTTCCCGAGGACTTGAAAAACTGGTTTCAAACCTTCCCGGCCCAGGTCAATCTGTACGGGGTGAATTTTGCCCATGTGGGGCCAGTACCGTGGCTGCAAACCTACGATGAAATGTTCTACAACGGACGCGAAGCCAAAGAGTGGTGGCTTCACAACGCCGATTACGTCGAGCGCATGGGATACCGCTTTGGCGTGTACGGGCACACCGTGATGAAAAACGGCATCCTGGTTAAGGACAAGCTGGCCCTGATTGACGCCCTGGATAAGGATCAGTACCTGGAACTGATTCTCGATGAGGACAAGCTGGACTGGGAAATAGTGGAAATCCCGCCGGTGGGCGCAACTTTTCAATAA
- the rsmA gene encoding 16S rRNA (adenine(1518)-N(6)/adenine(1519)-N(6))-dimethyltransferase RsmA yields MNLTSPKVVRELLERYGLRADKRFGQNFLVEKGYLDKIVQTVGFTPGETVYEVGPGLGTLTRALAEAGARVISLEMDRRLEAAYTETLAGLTAQIVWGDALAFDWASVPPQSLFAGNLPYNIATPLITLLLRSGRFRRMVVLVQKEVALRMTAQPGTPEYGLLSLRVQYHAQARRIVDLPPGAFFPPPRVTSSVVCLNPNTNPDHPALFRLIEAAFAQRRKTLLNALKAAGYDPGKVSQALWALNLPPQVRGEALSLQQFEQFLDRIS; encoded by the coding sequence ATGAACCTCACCTCGCCTAAAGTTGTCCGGGAACTGCTGGAGCGCTATGGCCTGCGGGCGGATAAGCGTTTTGGGCAGAATTTTCTGGTGGAGAAGGGCTACCTGGACAAAATAGTTCAAACCGTTGGCTTTACACCGGGCGAAACCGTGTACGAGGTGGGGCCTGGGCTGGGAACCCTGACCCGGGCGCTGGCCGAGGCGGGTGCGAGGGTTATTAGCCTCGAGATGGATCGTCGGCTCGAGGCCGCCTACACCGAGACCCTGGCCGGGCTGACGGCGCAAATCGTCTGGGGAGATGCGCTGGCTTTTGACTGGGCCAGTGTCCCCCCCCAGAGCCTTTTTGCGGGCAACCTGCCCTATAACATTGCCACCCCCCTCATCACCCTGTTGCTGCGCTCAGGCCGGTTCCGCCGCATGGTGGTGCTGGTGCAAAAGGAGGTGGCACTGCGCATGACCGCCCAACCAGGTACACCTGAATATGGGCTCCTGAGCTTGCGGGTGCAGTACCACGCGCAGGCCCGGCGCATCGTGGACTTGCCCCCCGGCGCCTTTTTCCCCCCGCCCAGGGTCACGAGTTCGGTGGTTTGCCTGAACCCCAATACCAACCCCGACCACCCCGCGCTCTTTCGCCTGATCGAAGCGGCGTTTGCCCAAAGGCGCAAAACCCTGCTCAATGCGCTCAAGGCCGCAGGTTACGACCCCGGCAAGGTTTCTCAGGCGCTATGGGCCCTTAATCTTCCCCCCCAGGTACGGGGTGAGGCCCTGAGCTTGCAGCAATTTGAACAATTTCTCGATAGAATCAGCTAG
- the hisH gene encoding imidazole glycerol phosphate synthase subunit HisH — MKTLLIDYGSGNLHSAAKALQATGYTVTISADPTQIDRHDLLVLPGQGHFGQVMRSFEASGFEEGVRRHIAAGKPFLGICVGMQILFEGSEEAPTTPGLGLVPGRLARFQAPRVPQMGWNTVEYQPPFAQLSGRFFYFVHSYYAPLVDGSIGITDYSGTRFTALYARANVVAPQFHPEKSGAVGLALLGAIRRYFADRC; from the coding sequence ATGAAAACGCTCCTGATTGACTATGGCTCCGGCAACCTGCACAGCGCAGCCAAAGCCCTGCAAGCCACCGGCTACACGGTCACGATCTCGGCGGATCCGACCCAGATCGACCGGCACGACCTGCTGGTGCTACCTGGACAGGGCCATTTTGGGCAGGTGATGCGCTCATTTGAGGCTTCCGGCTTTGAAGAAGGGGTGCGGCGGCACATTGCAGCAGGAAAGCCTTTCCTGGGGATTTGCGTGGGTATGCAAATCCTCTTCGAAGGCTCCGAAGAAGCGCCAACGACGCCCGGGCTGGGCCTGGTTCCGGGACGACTCGCCCGCTTTCAGGCCCCGAGGGTGCCGCAAATGGGCTGGAATACGGTGGAGTACCAGCCCCCTTTTGCGCAACTATCGGGCCGGTTTTTCTACTTTGTGCACTCCTACTATGCCCCCCTCGTAGACGGAAGCATCGGCATCACCGACTACAGCGGAACCCGCTTTACCGCCCTGTATGCCAGGGCAAACGTAGTAGCCCCACAGTTCCACCCAGAAAAAAGCGGGGCGGTGGGGCTGGCTTTGCTGGGGGCCATACGGCGGTACTTTGCTGATAGGTGCTGA
- a CDS encoding carbohydrate kinase family protein, whose translation MRFFVVGDVSVDLIYFLERIPEPGEEVPAQRALMKPGGAGGTLAAHLASLGNKVYLASRVGNDPFRSVALSQLEKAGVDLKYLQVDSEQTTSSILILLIPGGERSMISAGGASRYLDVAEFKAKMLDQIDAVVFSAYAFVGGPQRQYAINALDAARKRDLPIFADLGTGAVRAAGKELLDILRGVPYLLMNQVELLALTGATSISEGVNELKGWGLETVIVKVGALGSIVITPTRQELVEPYPLEEVVDTTGSGDAFTATFAHAILQGKDPFMAARLGNLAGSLAATAIGGQGRLITEKDLLQAR comes from the coding sequence ATGCGGTTTTTTGTCGTAGGGGACGTATCGGTTGACTTAATCTATTTTCTCGAGCGAATCCCGGAGCCAGGCGAGGAGGTTCCGGCTCAACGAGCCCTGATGAAGCCTGGGGGAGCGGGGGGCACCCTGGCCGCCCATCTGGCCAGTCTGGGCAACAAGGTCTATCTTGCCAGTCGGGTAGGCAACGACCCATTCCGCAGTGTGGCCCTTTCTCAACTCGAGAAAGCGGGCGTTGACCTCAAATATCTACAGGTGGATTCCGAACAAACCACCTCTTCCATCCTGATTTTGCTGATACCAGGGGGCGAACGCTCCATGATTTCGGCGGGGGGCGCCAGCCGCTACCTAGATGTGGCCGAGTTCAAGGCCAAAATGCTTGACCAAATAGACGCGGTGGTGTTCTCGGCCTATGCCTTCGTGGGCGGCCCTCAGCGACAGTACGCCATCAACGCTCTGGATGCCGCGCGCAAACGCGACCTACCCATTTTCGCCGACCTCGGCACCGGCGCGGTGCGGGCCGCAGGCAAGGAACTTTTGGACATTCTGCGGGGCGTCCCCTACCTGCTGATGAACCAGGTGGAGCTGCTGGCCCTGACCGGCGCCACTTCGATTAGCGAGGGGGTCAACGAACTCAAGGGCTGGGGCCTCGAGACCGTCATCGTCAAGGTTGGCGCGCTGGGCTCCATCGTGATTACCCCAACCCGGCAAGAACTGGTAGAGCCCTACCCCTTAGAAGAGGTGGTAGACACCACCGGCTCGGGAGATGCCTTTACCGCCACCTTCGCCCATGCCATTCTGCAAGGCAAAGACCCCTTTATGGCCGCCCGTTTGGGCAACCTGGCAGGCTCCCTGGCAGCCACCGCCATTGGGGGGCAGGGTCGCTTGATTACCGAGAAAGACCTTTTGCAGGCCAGGTAG
- the hisB gene encoding imidazoleglycerol-phosphate dehydratase HisB: protein MRSANIERNTAETQIKLSLNLDGASQGSISTGLGFLDHMLLAFQRHGRFGLVVEAKGDLAVDVHHLVEDMGIALGMALRQAVGDARGLERYGEASVPMDETLVQVVLDFSGRSHLAFVPEELGIEGSAGGLNAYHLREFLRGLCNHAGLTLHVRLLAGREAHHVLEATFKALARALYQATRLTRSDLPSTKEVL, encoded by the coding sequence ATGCGTAGTGCGAACATCGAACGCAACACGGCCGAAACCCAGATCAAGCTGAGCCTGAACCTCGACGGAGCGTCCCAGGGCAGCATTTCAACCGGCCTGGGTTTTTTGGATCACATGCTGCTGGCCTTTCAGCGGCATGGGCGTTTTGGGCTGGTGGTGGAGGCCAAAGGGGATCTGGCCGTGGACGTGCATCACCTGGTGGAGGACATGGGCATTGCGCTGGGGATGGCCCTCCGGCAAGCGGTGGGGGATGCCAGGGGGCTCGAGCGCTACGGCGAAGCCAGCGTGCCGATGGACGAGACCCTGGTGCAGGTGGTGCTGGATTTCTCTGGGCGCAGCCACCTGGCCTTTGTGCCTGAAGAGCTGGGCATCGAAGGCAGTGCGGGAGGGCTCAACGCCTACCACCTGCGCGAGTTTCTGCGGGGGTTGTGCAATCATGCGGGGCTCACCCTGCACGTGCGCCTGCTGGCGGGCCGGGAAGCCCACCACGTGCTCGAGGCCACCTTCAAAGCGCTGGCCCGGGCCCTGTACCAGGCCACCCGCCTCACCCGAAGCGACCTGCCCAGCACCAAAGAGGTGTTGTAG
- a CDS encoding histidinol-phosphate transaminase → MKAFKPHLQGLPSYPYKKVEASVKLDQNESPYDLPAELKQRVLQRLQHLDFNRYPPLHAEDVREILSAYLDWPMEGLVVSPGSNLLIQALVQAAGRVLDTAPSFPHYAFSARISATPYQAIALGEGFALPTEALLEALQETPAVLFLPNPHAPTAQLFAESDIRRLADTAAQTGGLLVIDEAYHQFSGTDYAWLARANPHVALLRTFSKAWGLGGIRAGYLMASPEVCNVVQNFVPPFGLPAHTAQVLLTVLESPGYVQAIVQTLTSERERLFQALQPHPTWKVYPSQTNFLLIRTPDAATAYNALLEQGILVRRQDHYLGLEGCIRVSVGTPQENQRFLEVAFSLVEVPHA, encoded by the coding sequence GTGAAGGCTTTCAAACCCCATCTCCAAGGGCTGCCCAGCTACCCCTACAAAAAGGTAGAAGCATCTGTCAAGCTCGACCAGAACGAGAGCCCGTACGATCTGCCTGCTGAACTTAAGCAGCGGGTTCTACAGCGTTTGCAGCACCTGGATTTCAACCGCTACCCTCCCCTCCACGCCGAGGATGTGCGCGAAATACTTTCGGCATATCTGGACTGGCCGATGGAGGGCCTGGTGGTCTCGCCGGGTTCCAACCTGCTGATTCAGGCCCTGGTACAGGCGGCGGGGCGGGTGCTGGACACCGCGCCTTCCTTTCCACACTATGCTTTTTCTGCCAGAATATCGGCCACCCCCTACCAGGCCATTGCGCTGGGCGAGGGGTTTGCACTGCCGACGGAGGCGCTGCTCGAGGCCCTTCAAGAAACCCCTGCTGTACTCTTTCTGCCTAACCCCCACGCCCCTACCGCGCAGCTTTTTGCCGAGAGCGATATCCGCCGCCTGGCCGATACAGCCGCGCAAACCGGCGGGCTACTGGTTATTGACGAAGCCTACCACCAGTTTTCCGGCACCGACTACGCCTGGCTGGCTAGGGCCAACCCCCACGTGGCCCTTCTGCGTACCTTCTCCAAAGCCTGGGGGCTGGGGGGTATCCGGGCGGGCTACCTGATGGCCTCGCCCGAGGTTTGCAACGTTGTGCAGAACTTTGTGCCCCCCTTTGGTCTGCCTGCACACACCGCTCAGGTTCTCCTGACGGTTCTGGAGTCGCCCGGCTATGTGCAGGCAATTGTGCAGACCCTAACGAGTGAGCGGGAACGCCTATTTCAAGCCCTGCAACCACACCCCACCTGGAAGGTTTACCCGAGCCAGACCAACTTCTTGCTGATCCGCACCCCTGATGCTGCCACCGCTTACAATGCGCTGCTGGAGCAAGGTATCCTGGTGCGGCGGCAAGACCATTATCTGGGCCTGGAAGGTTGCATCCGGGTCTCGGTGGGTACGCCGCAGGAAAACCAGCGCTTCCTGGAGGTGGCTTTTTCCCTGGTCGAGGTGCCCCATGCGTAG
- a CDS encoding Rad52/Rad22 family DNA repair protein, with protein sequence MNDVWEMLSEPFPPEELAWRVEALSKDKRRALVAPYLDARAVLDRLDEVVGIHGWQDTYEVLHTPTNAAGHYAVKCRLTVMDISKEDVGEGDSFKAAFADALLRTAMKFGLGRHLYHLEKQWVDHNPETGLFHPPHTPEVASHKRTPSEAPSRPESTPTPLEAKPEPQELIDRLIERLKEEGLGKQAAQIVMKYGGYGKHPDETRKLYGELRALLKGQAS encoded by the coding sequence ATGAACGACGTCTGGGAGATGTTGAGCGAGCCCTTCCCGCCAGAGGAACTGGCGTGGCGCGTGGAGGCTCTATCCAAAGACAAAAGACGGGCCCTGGTAGCGCCATATCTGGACGCCCGGGCAGTGCTGGATCGGCTGGATGAGGTGGTCGGTATCCACGGCTGGCAGGACACCTACGAGGTGCTCCACACCCCGACCAATGCAGCAGGCCATTATGCGGTGAAGTGCAGGCTTACCGTGATGGATATTTCCAAGGAAGACGTGGGGGAGGGCGATAGTTTCAAGGCAGCTTTTGCCGATGCGCTCCTGCGAACCGCGATGAAATTTGGCCTGGGTAGGCACCTGTACCACCTCGAGAAGCAGTGGGTTGACCACAACCCCGAGACCGGGCTGTTTCATCCACCTCATACACCGGAAGTCGCCTCTCACAAAAGAACGCCATCAGAAGCCCCCTCTCGCCCGGAAAGCACTCCTACCCCCCTTGAGGCCAAACCCGAACCCCAGGAACTGATTGACCGCTTGATTGAACGCCTGAAGGAGGAAGGTTTGGGCAAGCAAGCTGCCCAGATTGTGATGAAATATGGAGGGTATGGTAAACATCCGGACGAAACCCGTAAACTCTACGGCGAGCTACGCGCTTTGCTAAAAGGGCAGGCTTCGTAA